gtatcattgtgttgtcatggtgtatcattgtgttgttgtcatggtgtatcattgtgttgttgttctggtgTACCATTGTGATCTACGTGGATTTTACATGTTTTTTTACGTCTCATCCTTACCTGCTGCAAAACCAATTGCCCTCTGGGACAAATCAAATTCCATCCATAAATCCCTTTCTATATCATCAGTCACAAAGTGCTTTTACGGTAAGCCGGCCTAGATCCCTATGCAAGCAGCAGTATAGTGACAAGTAAACATCTCCTTAGAAGGAACAAACCTTGAGAGAAACAAGAGTCAGGGAGAAACTTAATTTCTCCTCggctccttctcaaaacccactGGAGGAGAAGATCAGAGGGGAAAGACCTCTAGCTTTTTTCCAATGTGtttttgagaaggagacgaggagagagaggacgcgaggagtATGCATTTGAGATTCTCCCTCAGATGAGAGGAGGCCCATCCTCCTctaggttgacgtttattgtcattaatcttgccctggaggcagaactgtgTGATTTTCATTacatgggccagctgcaaagtcaaaataggctgtattgtaaaaattcatgaaaacaaacatttgctttTTGGTCTACATTTAAGTTTGGGATtagtcattagggttagcagtgtggttaagtttaggttaaATGGtatattttatgactttgtggctgtgccagctagtgaccactctgcaggcTGCCTctagggcaagattcatgacaataaatgccaaaCTGCGTCCTCCTCTTGCTGTACTGGTTAGAAGCTAATAATACACAAGACCACTAGGTGGCGACATCCCACCAGGAAAACTAGTGGGAACCGTGAACACAGACCAAGGTGGTGACATCACACCAGGAAAACTAATGGGAACCGTGAACACAGACCAAGGTGGTGACATCACACCAGGAAAACGAATGGGAACCGTGAACACAGACCAAGGTGATGACATCACACCAGGAAAACGAATGGGAACCGTGAACACAGACCAAGGTGGTGACATCACATCAGGAAAACTAATGGGAACCGTGAACACAGACCAAGGTGGTGACATCACACCAGGAAAACTAATGGGAACCGTGAACACAGACCAAGGTGGTGACATCACACCAGGAAAACTAATGGGAACCGTGAACACAGACCAAGGTGATGACATCACACCAGGAAAACTAATGGGAACCGTGAACACAGACCAAGGTGGTGACATCACACCAGGGAAACTACATGCCAGGTTTCCTGGAGAAGTTCACTGACACTTTTTACAGAATGACATCAATAACCTCATGAAAACAGTGACCTGTGTTTTTAAAGACGttagtcggtgtgtgtgtgtgtgtatatatttgtgcTCGTGCGTGCTCGTGCGTGTGTAGGAGGGCACCATGGAGAGAATATTCATTTTTAGTCATACACAAAACTGCACTCGCACTCTGTCTAACTGTGGGAGTCATCATCATGTTTGTGGTTGAGTGAACCAGAGACCAAGCGGTTCTTCAGAGTGTGTGTACTTGAACTTAGAGCATTATCACTGACTGCTGTAGCCTCCAGTGGGAACAGACTGAGTGGTGAGTTAGAACAGTTTATGAGAAAGTGATACACACTTCCCTTCAGACTCATCCAGTCCCAGAtaccccttctccttctctcctgaaATATTAGCCTCATCCATCCCAGAGACACCTTCTGTCTCTCCTGGAATATTAGCCTCATCCATCCCAGAGACACCTTCTGTCTCCTGAAATATTAGCCTCATCCATCCCAGAGACACCTTCTGTCTCTCCTGAAATATTAGCCTCATCCATCCCAGAGACACCTTCTGTCTCTCCTGGAATATTAGCCTCATCCATCCCAGATACCCTTTCTGTCTCCTGAAATATTAGCCTCATCCATCCCAGAtaccccttctccttctctcctgaaATATTAGCCTCATCCATCCCAGAGACACCTTCTGTCTCTCCTGAAATATTAGCCTCATCCATCCCAGAGACACCTTCTGTCTCTCCTGGAATATTAGCCTCATCCATCCCAGATACCCTTCTGTCTCTCCTGGAATATTAGCCTCATCCATCCCAGATACCCTTTCTGTCTCCTGAAATATTAGCCTCATCCATCCCAGAtaccccttctccttctctcctgaaATATTAGCCTCATCCATCCCAGAGACtccttctcctcctgtctctcctgaaatATTAGCCTCATCCATCCCAGAGACACCTTCTGTCTCTCCTGAAATATTAGCCTCATCCATCCCAGAGACACCTTCTGTCTCTCCTGAAATATTAGCCTCATCCATCCCAGATACCCCTTCTGTCTCCTGAAATATTAGCCTCATCCATCCCAGAGACACCTTCTGTCTCTCCTGGAATATTAGCCTCATCCATCCCAGATACCCCTTCTGTCTCCTGAAATATTAGCCTCATCCATCCCAGAGacaccttctccttctctctctctctctctgtgtgtctctctgtctctctttgtctctctctctaactctcacactatttctccctcttctctctctcttctgtgaaGACAAAGAGGTCTTACAGGAGCCAGAAGAGGTACATGTGTGAGCTGGTCTGTAAATGGAGCAATTCCAGCTTTAATTTGCTATTAAGTGAGAACAAGATGCACTAAATTATacattagaaagagagagagaggagaaagagaaaacccactgacacccctatcagatcacagcaaaatcacattctatttgaacagagcaatattcaatcatgaggcatcaagcTGAATAAACTGCATACATTTTAGAAATGTTACAGATGAaaggaaagtagtgtagaaacctaccaGAAAGTAATTAAtcacaacaaattcaatcccttctagacaacttTCTGGACAAAACGTTTCACTGCAGTAgcgaaggtgtaaacttggcagtagaaagccTAAATAGCTTCACTATCAAATCTAAACCAGACAACCTAAGAatatgaacaacaatgacaaaggGTTTGATGAAAAGTGCAAAATCCTAAGAAATAAATTGAGGAACATATCTaaccaaaaacacagagacccagaaaacctgagtctacgccttcactatagtgaatcactaaaacaatacagaaatacactacggagaaagaaggaacagcatgtcagaaatcagctcaatgtaattgaagaatccatagactctaaccacttctgggaaaattggaaaacacaaaTTGTTATCTatcaaaatggagatgtatgggtaaaccacttcaaaacatatatttattttataacaaagaacaaacagcaaaaacacatACATGAACAATAGAAAATATTAGTCAGCTATTAAAGACTAGCAGAACCCACtgaattctccaattacattgaatgaactacaggacacaATACAACCCTCCAACCCTAacaggcctgtggtgttgatggtataatACATTCAATTATTAattatacagacaacaaatttcACTTCGCTAtatttaaactctttaacatcatcctcagctctggcatcttccctaaAACTTGGAACcgaggactgatcaccccaatccacaaaagtggagacaaatccgACCCCAATAACTACCTATATGTGTCAACAGGAACCTTGGGAAAattctctgcattatcattaacagcagactcctacatttcctcagtgaaaacaatgaactgagcaaatgtcaaattggctttttaccaaattaccgtacgacaggccacatattcaaatcaaatcaaatgtatttatatagcccttcgtacatcagctgatatctcaaagtgctgtacagaaacccagcctttaactatttgcacatcgttacaacactgtatatatacataatatgacatttgaaatgtctctaatTCCTTTTAAACTTTTGTTGTTTATTATTgtctatttcacttttgtttattatctatttcacttgctttgacaatgtaaacatgcttcccatgccaatgaagccctttgaattgaagagagagagagttgatttTATCACCTGCTCGCTTAAGGTATGCCACCAGTCTttgaccggtaccccctgtacatagcctcgctagTTAtcttattgttgctctttaatcatttgttatttttctattttcttatttatttatttttttacttcagttaATTAATTTTAGTAAGAaattcttaacacttatttttcatgaaactgcattgtttgttaagggcttgtaaaataagcatttcactgtaaggtctacttcacctgttgtactcggtacatgtgacaaatacaatttgatttgatgatttttttatatttatttttatttaacctttatttaactaggcaagtcagttaagaacaaattcttatttgacTGAATATGTACAGGGTTTTACAACCTTTGTCTGGAATAAAAGCCGCAAATTAAACACTAAACAACAAAGTCCAAAGGTGCCACCTCCCACTCCTACTgctgggtgtaatcattagtccaaacagttccAAAAAAAACGAGAGATTCTATTGGACAGATTAAGGTAGGTCCCGCCCCGTTTCGTTCCGTTtacgaaacgttttgcaacagaatcgggaTAATGACTACACCCCTGTTAACGCCAATGTTCCCTGGCGAATGTTTGCGGAAGTGGAAGCTTGAACAAATAACAGTTCAATTAATAATCTCTGTTGTATGCGAGATACACTCAACTTTTTCAATGATCTCGTTATTTGCGTCGTTGGTTTACAATGAATGTGTCACAAATCAAGGGATTCAGCAACACCCATTGACGAGTATTTAGTTATTTGTTCTGCCCTCCCCtcccaaaacaactggaaacGCGTGAGCTGTCCTACTACGTCGTCGTCAGCTGAGACAGGCGACATGGCGACTTCAGCGGGCTACAAGGTGCTGAGAAAACAGATTTGTGGCATttagttaaaatatatatatatacatatgctTTGTTTTGTTCGCATTGTCAACGGATCATGTTGTCTGTGAGGTTTTGTAAATAGTTGAACCGAAAACAGTTGGCTAGAAGTTGAACAAAAACATTGTCGACACTTGACAGCTAACATAACGTTAGTTAGTAGAAGTCGCCTGTCCAGTTGGCAGAGTAGTGCAGATTCAGGTGAAACAAAGTGGTTTTCGGTCATAAGAAGTTACTTGTAAAATGTTGAACCTGTCGACTTCCAGAATACCAACAGGCTCATGTTGTTAGCTTTCATAGTGACAAGTCGAGCTAACTTGTTGTAACGTTACTAACAACCAACAACACAAACATGCAAAACAGTTTACAAGTTGTCAGGAAGTTGGTTGAGCCAGCTACCTAGTTAGCCACAACATCACATTTCTGAAAAGGTAGAAAGAATGTGAAATTGGTCAATGTTCAAAGAGCAAAATTATAAACAATGCAGCAAATGTACCCCATTACATTATCACATGGAAATAGCACTTGATTTGGatgaagttagctagctaggtacatTAGGCCTATTTGTTTACCAAGTCtccaacaacaacataacatgaGTTGTATTCATCTCTGAATGcgtttccctctttctctctcaggttCTATATGAGCATGATGGAGTTTTTATACACACCAACTCAGAAAGGAGTGAGGAGCAGGACTCTCTGACTTCGGGATCCCTGCGTGTCCTGGACCAGGTATGTCAATATGGAACAACAGAATGAGATGTATCCTTCCCTGTTATGATGTCCACAGATCAGACTGAACATTCCTTCTCGTCATTTCTACCAGGATGGAGACATAGTGCTGGAATATAAACCCGTGGAAGATGTTGACCACTCTGCCATGCTGTGTGCTGCCAAGGTTAGACTTTATTTACATATCTTTTTGATGTAATATTCCATGTTTCAGGTCATCATAAACAAAGTGTACACATGTGCGTATATTAAAATACTAACAAGATTACTCTTATCAATCTTACTGGTAGATTCATATAGAAAAACTGCTAATTGGCGTTTGGCCACAACTGTTGTCTGGTGCTgataatacagacagacagtgcaatttgtttaacatggaaatagctgttctatcagtcagcctacagtagcagccaatgtgtggtgttcagtgtagACCTACATTTCATGAGACCTTTGGGGAGAAAAAAACACACGCAGCACGGTGTCCGCGCAGCTTAAAGGGAACATTTAGTCAGCATTATGATGACAACACTCCACATTTTTACATGTCGGCTTGGCTGTATCCATGGTGACACATCGGTTGTCTTGAGAGCTGGACGATGACTGTCAAACCACAGTCTGGCTCCAATCACCTTGGTCATGTGACAGCAGCATCGCTtcatgtttcctgtctctgtttctctgctgCACTAGAGTGCAGATGTTCTAGTGATCTCTGACtgaaataaaaacccttgagAGCGGAGATGCAACAGGAAACCGAAGCCCAGAAGTATATCCTGATTCCTGAATCTAAAATGGTTCATCCCGGTCGTGATGAAAACACATAGCTAGCTCATCTCTTCATGGaaactaactctcctctctctaccagccACTCAGGACAGATGTCTGTCAGTTTGGTTCTCTGTGGTTCTCATCCCGGTTTAATTTGAATAGTCTCTCTCATAGTATTTCCAGCCTTTTCTGTATTTATCTGTACCACTAcctacccagccagccagccacctacacagccagccagccacctacCCAGCCAGCCacctagccagccagccacctaCCCAGCCAGAACTATGTACTGTAAATAGATAGTACAacattttggggtcacttagacatttctgaaaaacagcagatttttaatggaatatctacataggcgtacagaggagcattatcagcaaccattactcctgtgttccaatggcacaatatgtagctaatccaagtttatacttttaaaaggctaattgatcattagaaaacccctttcacagaacagtgcaaatggaggccccggtgcacaactgagcaaaagggcaagtacatttgtgtgtgtagtttgagaaacagatgcctcacaagtcctcaactggcagcttcattaaatagttactgcaaaacactagtctcaacgtcaacagtgaagaggcgactccgggatgctggccttctaggcagagttgcgaaaaagaaagccatatctcagactggccaatttaAAAAGAAAAGAtcaagatgggcaaaagaacacagccaCTGGACAGATGAagatttggagagaaaaaaagtgttatggacaggcGAATCTGAGTTTGAGGtgtcacaaagaagaacattcatgAGATGCAGAAAAGATGCtgggaggagtgcttgacgccatctgtcaaacatggtggaggcaatgtgatggtctgggggtgttttggtggtggtaaagtgggagatttgtacagggtaaaaggagatggtctgggggtgttttggtggtggtaaagtgggagatttgtacagggtaaaaggagatggtctgggggtgttttggtggtggtaaagtgggagatttgtacagggtaaaaggagatggtctgggggtgttttggtggtggtaaagtgggagatttgtacagggtaaaaggagatggtctgggggtgcgttggtggtggtaatgtgggggatttgtacagggtaaaaggagatggtctgggggtgcgttggtggtggtaatgtgtgagatttgtacagggtaaaaggagatggtctgggggtgttttggtggtggtaaagtgggagatttgtacagggtaaaaggagatGGCATGGGGGtgttttggtggtggtaaagtggtagatttgtacagggtaaaaggagatggtctgggggtgttttggtggtggtaatgtgggagatttgtacagggtaaaaggagatggtctgggggtgttttggtggtggtaatgtggggGATTTATACAGGGTAAAaggagatggtctgggggtgcgttggtggtggtaatgtgtgagatttgtacagggtaaaaggagatggtctgggggtgttttggtggtggtaaagtggtagatttgtacagggtaaaaggagatGGTATGGGGGtgttttggtggtggtaaagtgggagatttgtacagggtaaaaggagatggtctgggggtgttttggtggtggtaaagtgggggatttgtacagggtaaaaggagatggtctgggggtgttttggtggtggtaaagtgggagatttgtacagggtaaaaggagatggtctgggggtgcgttggtggtggtaatgtgtgagatttgtacagggtaaaaggagatggtctgggggtgttttggtggtggtaaagtggtagatttgtacagggtaaaaggagatggtctgggggtgttttggtggtggtaatgtaggagatttgtacagggtaaaagggatcttgaagaaggaaggctatcactccattttgcaacgccatgtcATACCCTGTGGATGGAtgttaattggagccaatttcctcctacaacaggacaatgacccaaagcacagctccaaactatgcaataactatttagggaaggaGCAGTTCGCTGgtgttctgtctataatggagaggccagcacagtcactggatctcaaccctattgatctgttgtgggagcagcttgaccgtaagaagtgcccatcaagccaatccaacttgtgggaggtgcttcaggaagcatggggtgaaatctcttcagattacctcaacaaattgacaactagaatgccaaaggtttGCAAGGCTGtgattgctgcaaatggaggattctttgacaaaagcagagtttgaaggacacaattattatttaaattaaaaatcattatttataaccttgtcaatgtcttgactatatttccaaTTCAATTTGCAACTAATTTCaggtatgttttcatggaaaacaaggacatttctacatgaccccaaacttttgaacagtactgTGGATAGTACAGCATATGGGtaggtgtgtgtactgtatatagatagTACAGTATATGGGTGGGTCTGAGTATACCTGTATTCTCTCTCCCAGGAGTCTAGCTCTGTGTTTGAATGGGGCCAGCGGCACCAGGGTTCGAGCCAAGACCCAGGAGACAAGCCTACCAGGCAGGTGGAGCACCATCTGGGCTATGAGACAGAATGGGACATGGTTCACACTGTTCAGTTcaggaagaaacccagcaacAATGAAGGTGAGTGGAAGAGAACACCCTAGAACACAGCAGAACACCTTAGAACACAGCAGAACACCCTAGAGCACAGCAGAACACCCTAGAGCACAGCAGAACACCCTAGAGCACAGCAGAACACCCTAGAGCACAGTAGAACACCCTAGAGCACAGCAGAACACCTTAGAACACAGCAGAACACCCTAGAGCACAGCAGAACACCCTAGAGCACAGCAGAACACCCTAGAGCACAGCAGAACACCCTAGAGCACAGCAGAACACCCTAGAGCACAGCAGAACACCCTAGAGCACAGCAGAACACCCTAGAGCACAGCAGAACACCCTAGAGCACAAGCAGAACACCCTAGAGCACAGCAGAACACCCTAGAGCACCAGCAGAACACCCGTAGAACACCCGTAGAACACCCTAGAACACAGCAGAACAGATTTGACCTTTTTATTTAGTCAGGGAAAGTCATGGAGAACATATCAATGTTTTAGCGTCATCGTGCTTCCTCTATGGAGAGACAAATGTCACTATTCCTTACCTGTCCAGCTGATATATTGTCATTACCTGGAGCCTACTGCAATGAGATATGTCCGGTTTCTTTGAACTGTCAAAGTCTTGTACTGGAACCACAATGTCTAGTACGGGAACCGCAATGTCTAGTACGGGAACCGCAATGTCTAGTACTGGAACCACAATGTCTAGCACTGGAACCACAATGTCTAGTACTGGAACCACAATGTCTAGCACTGGAACCACAATGTCTGGTACTGGAACCACAATGTCTGGTACTGGAACCGCAATGTCTGGTACTGGAACCGCAATGTCTAGTACTGGAACCACAATGTCTAGCACTGGAACCACAATGTCTGGTACTGGAACCGCAATGTCTGGTACTGGAACCGCAATGTCTGGTACTGGAACCGCAATGTCTAGTACTGGAACCACAATGTCTAGTACTGGAACCACAATGTCTAGCACTGGAACCACAATGTCTAGTACTGAAACCACAATGTCTAGTACTGGAACCACAATGTCTGGTACTGGAACCACAATGTCTGGTACTGGAACCACAATGTCTAGTACTGGAACCACAATGTCTGGTACTGGAACCACAATGTCTGGCACTGGAACCACAATGTCTAGTACTGGAACCACAATGTCTGGCACTGGAACCACAATGTCTGGCACTGGAACCACAATGCAACATAATTGTTGTTCTTGGCCTTGCCGTTCTGTGGTTCTTCCTGTCAAGACTTAACCTTGTTAAGCGTGCAGCGGTCTctctcatatatacagtatatttcccTCCTCTCTGGCTGGAATTCCAAAACACCTCCCCTCTTTACGTCCAGAAGCTGCTTTAGCAGAGCGACCATGATTAAgttggttggaggagaggagactaattgCTTCACTTTTCCCACAGTACGATCAATCTTCTCCAGCAGGCCCTTGGGGGATTAATCAGGCCTCCTGCTACTTCCTGCTCTGCAGACATTTAAATGTCAAGCGAGTCAAATTAAAAAGCATTACACATGGATCTATACAACTATAGATGAAGTGTGGCATGAACGTTGTGCTGCTTGTCTCTCTGCATTAGGAAAACCCCTATcgagaatacacacacatactctaaTTTGTGTGTGAGTAaatgtgtagtgttgtgtatctaaacccccccctctctctcacccctaccTCATTGTGTgagtacatgtgttgtgtatctaaaccccccacccccccctctctctccatctctccccccctctctcttccccacctcatTGTGTGAGGAcatatgtagtgttgtgtatctaaaacctccccctccacctcccacacctcattgtgtgtttctgtgtatatcctgtctctaaacccctctccctctctctccaggtgctCCTCCTCAACCCGCTCCCATCCCAGAGAAGAGTAAGGGTTCCCGGCTGTTCTTCCGTCTCAGTGACCTGGCCTCGGTCAgggtgaaggaggagggctgGTCCTACCTGGTGTTCACCCTCAGAGACTGCAACATGGGGGTTGAGCTGCCTGCCCTACACTTTCACCAGGGAGGTAGTGAAGTCTTCCTGGACTGTCTCAGGAAATACCTGCTGCTGACAGAGTACGTAGACCAGACAGTACATATACATGCTGCTGACAGAGTACGTAGACCAGACAGTACATGTACATGCTGCTGACAGAGTACGTAGACCAGACAGTACATATATATGCTG
Above is a genomic segment from Oncorhynchus clarkii lewisi isolate Uvic-CL-2024 chromosome 33, UVic_Ocla_1.0, whole genome shotgun sequence containing:
- the LOC139393181 gene encoding TBC1 domain family member 15-like yields the protein MATSAGYKVLYEHDGVFIHTNSERSEEQDSLTSGSLRVLDQDGDIVLEYKPVEDVDHSAMLCAAKESSSVFEWGQRHQGSSQDPGDKPTRQVEHHLGYETEWDMVHTVQFRKKPSNNEGAPPQPAPIPEKSKGSRLFFRLSDLASVRVKEEGWSYLVFTLRDCNMGVELPALHFHQGGSEVFLDCLRKYLLLTEYVDQTVHIHAADRVRRPDSTCTCC